Proteins from a single region of Nitrospira sp.:
- a CDS encoding type II toxin-antitoxin system RelE/ParE family toxin, whose amino-acid sequence MDCTITYYSEAVQGEILALPDTLAARYIVLTRRMIALGPHLGEPHTKAFGEGLFELRLKGAEGIARVFFCALVGKRIVMLHSFIKKSDKTPLREQTIAERRLKEIKHAKS is encoded by the coding sequence GTGGACTGCACCATCACGTACTACAGTGAAGCCGTGCAGGGAGAAATTTTGGCTCTCCCCGACACACTGGCTGCTCGTTACATCGTGCTCACGAGGAGGATGATTGCTCTTGGGCCACATCTTGGCGAGCCTCATACGAAAGCCTTCGGTGAGGGTCTGTTCGAGCTGAGGCTTAAAGGAGCTGAAGGCATTGCCCGTGTGTTCTTTTGTGCTCTTGTTGGCAAACGCATCGTCATGCTGCACAGCTTCATCAAGAAGTCGGACAAAACACCTCTTCGAGAGCAAACGATTGCGGAGCGCCGTTTGAAGGAGATCAAACATGCAAAGTCATAA